One stretch of Chitinophaga pendula DNA includes these proteins:
- the leuC gene encoding 3-isopropylmalate dehydratase large subunit → MSQKPATLFDKVWDAHVVRNIEDGPDVFFIDRHFIHEVTSPVAFLGMEQRGLNVMFPGKTFATADHNTPTINQHLPVEDPLSANQLKALETNTAKYGISHWGLGNPKNGIVHVVGPENGITLPGMTIVCGDSHTSTHGAFGAIAFGIGTSEVEMVLTSQCIMQPKPKKMRISVNGELGKGITPKDVALYIISQLTTAGATGYFVEYAGEVFEQMSMEGRMTVCNMSIEMGARGGMIAPDETTFDYIRGREKAPVGAAWEEALAYWKTLKTEEGATFDKEYHFNAADIEPMITYGTNPGMGMGITGHIPSAVDAGSNKASYEKSLQYMGFHEEEPMLGKKVDYVFIGSCTNGRIEDFRAFASIVKGRKKADHVTAWIVPGSHIVERQIKEEGILDILTDAGFQLRQPGCSACLAMNDDKIPAGKYAVSTSNRNFEGRQGPGSRTLLASPLVAAAAAVTGVVTDPRELLA, encoded by the coding sequence ATGAGTCAGAAGCCCGCTACACTATTTGATAAGGTATGGGATGCGCACGTAGTCCGGAATATTGAGGACGGACCGGATGTATTTTTTATCGACCGGCATTTTATTCATGAGGTGACCAGTCCGGTGGCCTTTCTTGGGATGGAACAACGGGGATTGAACGTGATGTTTCCCGGAAAGACCTTTGCTACGGCGGATCACAACACGCCTACTATTAACCAGCATTTGCCGGTAGAGGACCCTTTGTCTGCCAATCAGCTGAAGGCATTGGAGACGAATACTGCCAAGTATGGCATTTCTCACTGGGGTCTGGGTAATCCTAAAAATGGTATTGTGCATGTGGTAGGGCCAGAGAATGGCATTACGCTGCCGGGTATGACCATTGTGTGCGGAGATTCTCATACTTCCACTCACGGGGCATTTGGTGCGATTGCGTTCGGTATTGGTACTTCCGAGGTGGAGATGGTATTGACCTCTCAGTGCATTATGCAGCCGAAGCCTAAGAAGATGCGGATCAGTGTGAATGGTGAGTTGGGTAAAGGCATTACACCGAAGGATGTGGCGTTGTATATTATTTCACAGTTGACCACTGCTGGTGCGACCGGCTATTTTGTGGAATATGCCGGGGAGGTATTTGAGCAGATGAGCATGGAAGGCCGGATGACGGTTTGTAATATGAGCATAGAAATGGGGGCGAGAGGCGGTATGATAGCGCCTGACGAGACCACATTCGATTATATCCGCGGGCGGGAGAAAGCACCGGTGGGTGCTGCATGGGAAGAGGCGCTGGCTTACTGGAAGACGTTGAAAACAGAGGAAGGCGCTACGTTTGATAAAGAGTATCATTTCAATGCCGCTGATATAGAGCCGATGATCACCTATGGTACCAACCCAGGTATGGGCATGGGTATCACTGGTCATATTCCTTCTGCGGTGGACGCAGGCAGCAATAAGGCCAGTTACGAGAAGTCCCTGCAATACATGGGATTCCATGAGGAGGAGCCCATGTTGGGCAAAAAGGTGGATTATGTTTTTATTGGTAGTTGCACTAATGGTCGTATAGAGGATTTCCGGGCTTTTGCTTCTATTGTTAAGGGACGTAAGAAGGCGGATCATGTCACGGCGTGGATTGTGCCCGGTTCTCATATCGTAGAGCGTCAGATCAAAGAGGAAGGCATATTGGATATACTGACAGATGCTGGTTTCCAGTTACGTCAGCCCGGCTGTTCTGCCTGTCTGGCGATGAACGACGATAAGATACCTGCTGGTAAGTATGCGGTGAGTACGAGCAACCGTAACTTCGAAGGCCGTCAGGGCCCCGGCTCCAGGACCTTGCTGGCCAGTCCGCTGGTAGCGGCGGCGGCGGCGGTGACCGGCGTAGTAACTGATCCCCGTGAGTTGCTGGCATAG
- a CDS encoding NADAR family protein, giving the protein MYNIAWLREKVGTTTALDYQYFWGHIPASADKVDQSGLSQWYESPFIVNGRTYPTAEHWMMAHKALLFNDRDAYGKIMAAATPGEAKAIGREVKNFSAEIWEENAYELVIAGNIHKFNQHPSLSDFLLNTGDSVLVEASPTDTIWGIGLAKDNPDSANVSKWKGSNLLGFALMEARDFLRDFGGFEALNIPADLEMPWDAHPDIPPMDIFWRMGAGESIIDRIAAFYSQLDSRQQVIFQLTHPPLGEWLDFYADEEEHIV; this is encoded by the coding sequence ATGTATAATATAGCATGGCTTAGAGAAAAGGTTGGAACAACAACAGCACTGGACTATCAATATTTCTGGGGACATATCCCCGCATCTGCAGACAAGGTCGATCAGAGCGGTCTTAGTCAATGGTATGAAAGCCCCTTCATCGTAAATGGCCGCACATATCCTACCGCCGAACATTGGATGATGGCCCATAAAGCCCTCCTGTTCAATGATAGGGATGCATATGGAAAGATCATGGCAGCTGCCACTCCAGGCGAAGCCAAAGCAATAGGACGGGAAGTGAAAAACTTCTCGGCAGAAATATGGGAAGAAAATGCCTACGAACTCGTGATCGCCGGCAACATCCATAAATTTAACCAACATCCTTCCCTGTCAGACTTTCTGCTGAATACCGGCGATAGCGTCCTGGTGGAGGCTAGCCCGACAGATACGATCTGGGGAATAGGACTGGCAAAAGACAATCCCGACAGCGCCAATGTCTCAAAATGGAAAGGAAGCAACCTGTTGGGGTTTGCCCTCATGGAAGCCCGCGACTTCCTGCGCGATTTCGGTGGTTTTGAAGCGCTAAATATCCCGGCAGACCTGGAAATGCCCTGGGATGCACATCCGGATATACCGCCCATGGATATCTTCTGGAGAATGGGGGCAGGGGAGTCCATCATCGATCGTATCGCCGCCTTTTATAGCCAACTGGACAGCCGTCAGCAGGTCATCTTCCAGCTGACACATCCGCCGCTGGGAGAGTGGCTGGACTTTTACGCCGATGAAGAAGAACATATCGTATGA
- a CDS encoding SRPBCC family protein: MHTSTHEGATGFTLAYTFQAPQEQVFGAFGNAEALNAWWGPAETQNSVICLDFRPGGIFHFRMVSAGGVHYGRFLFTRIEPHYLLEFNNAFADEDANVVPPPFDLPFPLEVHYKLVFSEYNGATTITLTGTPVDADPEATAGFHAIRDSMEQGFGGTFGKLAHYLQQQ; encoded by the coding sequence ATGCATACATCTACCCATGAAGGAGCCACCGGGTTTACACTCGCTTACACCTTCCAGGCTCCCCAGGAGCAGGTCTTTGGGGCTTTCGGTAATGCCGAGGCGCTCAATGCCTGGTGGGGCCCGGCCGAAACACAGAACAGTGTGATCTGCCTGGATTTCCGTCCGGGAGGTATCTTTCACTTCAGGATGGTGTCAGCGGGCGGTGTGCACTACGGACGATTTCTTTTTACCAGGATCGAGCCGCACTATCTACTGGAGTTCAACAATGCTTTTGCCGATGAAGATGCCAATGTGGTGCCGCCTCCCTTCGACCTGCCATTTCCGCTGGAGGTCCATTATAAGCTGGTCTTCAGTGAATATAACGGTGCTACCACTATTACGCTGACAGGCACTCCTGTTGATGCGGATCCCGAAGCTACAGCTGGTTTCCACGCTATTCGTGACAGTATGGAACAAGGCTTCGGCGGCACTTTCGGGAAGTTAGCGCACTATCTCCAACAACAATAG
- a CDS encoding dihydrofolate reductase family protein: MYTQPDDPMYDVSAHIVRAQKVVFSNTLAASLWENTQLAKGDLTAEVKALKAAGGKDMIVYGGSSFVTSLIREGLIDEYYLFVNPVVLGKGEGIFGGLANYRGLVHRETLTYPSGIVLLKYVAAIP; the protein is encoded by the coding sequence GTGTATACCCAACCGGACGATCCGATGTATGATGTCAGTGCACACATCGTCCGGGCGCAAAAAGTGGTATTTTCAAACACCTTAGCAGCATCTCTTTGGGAAAATACCCAGCTGGCGAAGGGAGATCTGACGGCAGAGGTTAAAGCGCTGAAGGCCGCCGGCGGTAAGGATATGATAGTGTATGGCGGTAGTTCCTTTGTTACTTCGCTGATCCGGGAAGGGTTGATAGATGAATATTATCTGTTTGTGAACCCGGTGGTATTGGGAAAAGGGGAAGGGATATTCGGCGGACTGGCGAATTACCGGGGATTGGTACACCGGGAAACCCTTACCTATCCATCTGGTATTGTATTACTCAAGTATGTCGCTGCAATTCCTTAA